The following proteins are encoded in a genomic region of Synechococcus sp. CBW1002:
- a CDS encoding GGDEF domain-containing protein yields the protein MLDLDHFKRVNDTYGHASGDLVLEHFSQKLKGALRTSDTAGRLGGEEFFVLMRGTPLAGLTELAQRVRSAMAAEPVQLNGLDLIVTVSIGGCLEENSEDRILDSLARGDAALYRAKEAGRICVILDPGPGSA from the coding sequence ATGCTGGATCTGGATCATTTCAAACGGGTGAACGACACCTACGGCCACGCCAGTGGGGATCTGGTATTGGAGCATTTCAGCCAGAAGCTGAAGGGAGCCCTGCGCACTTCTGATACGGCGGGTCGCCTTGGAGGAGAGGAATTCTTCGTGCTGATGCGTGGCACACCTCTGGCGGGCCTGACGGAGCTGGCTCAACGAGTGCGCAGCGCCATGGCAGCCGAGCCTGTGCAGCTGAATGGGCTTGACCTGATCGTGACGGTGAGTATCGGCGGCTGCCTTGAGGAGAACTCCGAAGACCGGATCCTCGATTCCCTGGCCCGAGGAGATGCAGCCCTCTATCGGGCCAAGGAGGCAGGCCGCATCTGCGTGATCCTGGACCCAGGCCCGGGCTCAGCCTGA
- the siaB gene encoding biofilm regulation protein kinase SiaB has product MTISIHNLSTLRHYFCNERIFICFNGPISRSLIGEIGLALKNHIESIQTSQTAAIDVFSVYVEMSQNIRHYMSTRQYNEEDASATVVIAATDESHYSVSAGNVIERADGNKLLERIQKLASLDKIELKALYKQQLRQPRKEDSVTGAGLGLIQISRIASRPLEATLDLLDDGRAFFTIRAII; this is encoded by the coding sequence ATGACCATCTCCATTCACAATCTATCAACGTTACGCCATTATTTTTGTAATGAACGCATTTTCATTTGCTTTAATGGTCCTATTTCGCGTAGCCTTATCGGGGAAATTGGCCTCGCGCTAAAAAATCATATCGAATCGATACAGACTAGCCAAACGGCAGCAATTGATGTCTTCAGTGTGTACGTAGAAATGAGTCAAAACATCCGTCATTATATGAGTACGCGTCAATACAATGAAGAAGATGCTTCAGCCACCGTGGTCATTGCCGCAACGGATGAATCGCATTATTCTGTTTCGGCTGGCAACGTCATTGAGCGTGCCGATGGGAACAAACTGTTGGAGCGGATCCAAAAGCTTGCCTCACTTGATAAGATAGAGTTGAAAGCGCTCTACAAACAACAATTGCGCCAGCCACGCAAGGAAGACTCTGTCACCGGTGCGGGCCTTGGCTTGATTCAAATCTCCAGGATCGCCTCCCGCCCCTTGGAAGCTACCCTTGACTTGCTGGACGACGGACGAGCTTTCTTCACTATCCGCGCCATTATCTGA
- the nrdJ gene encoding ribonucleoside-triphosphate reductase, adenosylcobalamin-dependent has product MTLTPLRPESLQRSDPQSVAAGAAAVERGEAGGRQGQCEADFPATAPAANPVFYRTYSRKTATGRESWHEVAERNLAGLRSLGNLSDEEVSLLRRMQQEQKALPSGRWLWIGGTDWIEQPENFSGAYNCTSTNLVDWEAFGLMMDLAMMGCGTGAIIEPRLINRLPAVRNQLVITGVSDIGATPAGLRQETTSHTIEGNNVHIRVGDTRRGWVDSYQLLLELCSDPRFGECEQGGTVEISVDLSDVRPVGETLKGFGGMANPVKLKDLYGRVAKILNNARGRQLSSVECCLLIDEAAVTIVAGNIRRSAGMRQFAADDLAAAGAKENLWQQDAAGNWRIDPERDALRMANHTRVFHTRPSRETVLEAVTKQFHSGEGAIQFAPEAIARSNADLLHTPELRSEFIEIYVDQGREEAGRWLTLHHPEISPAELEHRLGRYGLNPCGEILGDDFHCNLAEIHLNRIDPADHKAQEEAFTAGGLAVACLLNHRFEVERYRQSRAWDPIVGVSFTGLFDFFVHAFGTPWLNWWEAGRPATAEGLSFKAQEAAYLGRWKEIVNQAVWDYCDRHGMRRPNRCTTVQPAGTKSLLTGASPGWHPPKAQRFIRRITFRKNDPVALACMDYGYTIVPSQSDKDEQGRLLDDPFDPRCTEWLVEIPTQVSWANIPGADSVEINNFSALAQFDFYMQVQQHYTAHNTSATVEFREHEVVPLANAIFEAIEEGKGYISAALLARFDANATFPRLPFEPIDHATYERLQIEVENRRTTADFFEALRRYDGGELMEAGPAGCDSDKCLLPLA; this is encoded by the coding sequence GTGACCCTCACCCCCCTTCGCCCGGAGTCGCTCCAACGCAGCGATCCCCAGTCTGTGGCTGCCGGTGCGGCGGCGGTTGAACGTGGCGAGGCTGGTGGCCGGCAGGGGCAGTGCGAGGCTGATTTCCCCGCCACCGCTCCCGCGGCCAATCCGGTTTTCTACCGCACCTACTCCCGCAAGACGGCCACCGGTCGCGAGAGCTGGCATGAGGTGGCCGAACGCAACCTGGCCGGGCTACGCAGCCTCGGAAACCTCTCAGACGAGGAAGTGAGCCTGCTGCGTCGGATGCAGCAAGAGCAGAAGGCCTTGCCCTCCGGTCGCTGGCTCTGGATCGGAGGCACCGACTGGATCGAGCAACCGGAAAACTTCTCCGGTGCTTACAACTGCACCTCCACCAATTTGGTGGATTGGGAGGCCTTCGGTCTGATGATGGACCTCGCCATGATGGGCTGCGGCACCGGCGCCATCATTGAGCCCCGCCTGATCAACCGGTTGCCGGCGGTGCGCAACCAGTTGGTGATCACCGGCGTCAGTGACATTGGCGCCACTCCTGCGGGCCTGCGGCAAGAGACCACCAGCCACACGATTGAGGGCAACAACGTCCACATCCGGGTGGGCGATACCCGCCGCGGTTGGGTGGACAGCTATCAGCTGCTGCTGGAACTCTGCAGTGACCCGCGCTTCGGTGAGTGCGAGCAGGGCGGCACCGTCGAGATCTCGGTCGATCTCTCCGATGTGCGTCCCGTTGGTGAAACCCTCAAGGGCTTCGGCGGCATGGCCAATCCGGTGAAGTTGAAAGATCTCTATGGCCGGGTGGCCAAGATCCTCAACAATGCCCGTGGCCGCCAGCTCAGCTCGGTGGAATGCTGCCTGCTGATTGATGAGGCGGCGGTCACGATCGTGGCGGGCAACATTCGGCGCAGTGCAGGCATGCGCCAGTTCGCCGCCGATGACCTGGCCGCGGCTGGTGCCAAGGAGAACCTGTGGCAGCAGGATGCTGCCGGCAACTGGCGGATTGATCCCGAGCGTGATGCACTCCGGATGGCCAACCACACCCGCGTCTTTCACACCCGCCCCAGTCGTGAGACGGTGCTGGAGGCGGTGACCAAGCAGTTCCACTCCGGCGAGGGTGCCATCCAGTTCGCGCCTGAGGCGATCGCCCGCTCCAACGCCGATCTGCTGCACACCCCGGAGCTGCGCAGCGAGTTCATTGAGATCTATGTGGATCAGGGCCGCGAGGAAGCCGGTCGCTGGCTCACGTTGCACCACCCGGAGATCAGCCCGGCGGAACTGGAGCATCGCCTGGGCCGCTACGGCCTCAATCCCTGCGGTGAAATCCTCGGCGACGATTTTCACTGCAACCTGGCTGAGATTCACCTCAACCGCATCGATCCGGCCGACCACAAGGCCCAGGAGGAGGCCTTCACCGCCGGCGGCCTGGCTGTGGCCTGTCTGCTCAACCACCGCTTCGAGGTGGAGCGTTACCGCCAGAGCCGCGCCTGGGATCCGATCGTGGGGGTCAGCTTCACCGGCCTGTTCGACTTCTTCGTGCACGCCTTCGGTACCCCCTGGCTGAACTGGTGGGAGGCCGGCCGTCCGGCCACGGCCGAGGGGCTCAGCTTCAAGGCCCAGGAGGCCGCTTACCTGGGCCGCTGGAAGGAGATCGTCAATCAGGCGGTGTGGGACTACTGCGATCGCCACGGGATGCGCCGCCCCAACCGCTGCACCACAGTGCAGCCAGCCGGTACCAAGAGCCTGCTCACGGGTGCTTCCCCCGGCTGGCATCCGCCCAAGGCCCAGCGTTTCATCCGCCGGATCACCTTCCGCAAGAATGATCCGGTGGCTCTGGCCTGTATGGATTATGGCTACACCATTGTCCCCAGCCAGAGCGATAAGGATGAGCAGGGCCGGCTCCTGGATGATCCGTTCGATCCCCGCTGCACGGAGTGGCTGGTTGAAATTCCCACGCAGGTGAGCTGGGCCAATATTCCAGGTGCCGATAGCGTGGAGATCAACAACTTCTCCGCCTTAGCCCAGTTTGATTTCTATATGCAGGTGCAGCAGCATTACACAGCTCATAACACTTCGGCTACCGTTGAATTTCGTGAGCATGAAGTCGTACCTTTGGCTAATGCCATCTTCGAGGCGATTGAAGAAGGAAAAGGGTATATTTCTGCAGCTCTTCTGGCGCGTTTTGATGCCAATGCTACCTTTCCAAGATTGCCATTTGAACCGATTGACCATGCCACCTATGAGCGATTGCAAATTGAGGTGGAGAACCGTCGCACCACTGCAGATTTCTTTGAAGCCCTCCGGCGTTACGATGGCGGTGAGCTGATGGAAGCCGGTCCTGCAGGTTGCGATTCTGATAAGTGCCTGCTGCCACTTGCCTAG
- a CDS encoding FAD-linked oxidase C-terminal domain-containing protein, protein MTIDWAALERQCRRILPARAVVAQRQELLAYDSDGLTLHRHQPPLVVLPETTEQVAALLRLCDQGQIPFVARGSGTGLSGGAVAEQEALVVATSRMRSILQVDLDNRQVTVQPGVINSWVTRAVAGDGFYYAPDPSSQVVCSIGGNVAENSGGVHCLKYGVTSNHVLALEVVLPDGTITRLGGDLAEQPELDLRGAFIGSEGTLGIATAITLRLLRAPQSVAVLLADFASMEAAGEAVRLVTAAGVLPAGMEIMDNFTVNAVDDLFGRDEYPRDAAAVLLVELDGQEREVSAAVELAGSLCRQAGARTIRQATDEADRALLWKGRKSAFAAVGRITPTYYVQDGVVPRSALPSVLAAIERLARQYGLPVANVFHAGDGNLHPLILYRADEPGVSDRVQQLGADILRLCIEAGGSITGEHGVGNDKRCYLDWMFAPDDLATMQLVRRAFDPEGLANPGKIFPTPRSCGESMRRQVHLQQQGVTLPVAAF, encoded by the coding sequence GTGACGATCGACTGGGCCGCTCTGGAACGGCAATGCCGCCGCATCCTGCCGGCGCGAGCGGTGGTGGCACAGCGCCAGGAACTCCTGGCTTACGACAGCGACGGGCTCACCCTGCATCGCCACCAGCCACCCCTGGTGGTGCTGCCCGAGACCACCGAGCAGGTGGCGGCGCTGCTGCGCCTCTGCGACCAGGGGCAGATCCCCTTCGTGGCCCGGGGCAGTGGCACCGGCCTCTCCGGCGGTGCCGTGGCTGAACAGGAGGCGCTGGTGGTGGCCACCAGCCGCATGCGCTCGATCCTGCAGGTGGACCTCGACAACCGCCAGGTGACCGTGCAGCCCGGTGTGATCAACAGCTGGGTGACCCGGGCCGTGGCCGGAGACGGCTTCTATTACGCCCCCGATCCCTCCAGTCAGGTGGTCTGCTCGATCGGCGGCAACGTGGCCGAGAACTCCGGCGGGGTGCACTGTCTCAAATACGGCGTCACCAGCAACCACGTGCTGGCTCTGGAGGTGGTGCTGCCGGACGGCACGATCACCCGCCTGGGGGGTGACCTGGCCGAACAGCCCGAACTCGACCTGCGCGGCGCCTTCATCGGCAGTGAAGGCACCCTCGGCATCGCCACGGCCATCACCCTGAGGCTGCTACGCGCTCCCCAGAGCGTGGCCGTGCTCCTGGCCGACTTCGCCTCGATGGAGGCGGCGGGGGAGGCGGTCCGCCTGGTCACAGCGGCCGGTGTGCTGCCGGCCGGCATGGAAATCATGGACAACTTCACGGTCAACGCCGTGGACGATCTGTTCGGCCGCGATGAATACCCGCGCGATGCGGCGGCGGTGCTGCTGGTCGAACTCGATGGCCAGGAGCGGGAGGTGAGCGCGGCGGTGGAGCTGGCCGGCTCGCTCTGCCGCCAGGCCGGCGCCCGCACGATCCGCCAGGCCACCGATGAGGCCGACAGGGCCCTGCTCTGGAAGGGCCGCAAGAGTGCTTTTGCAGCAGTGGGCCGGATCACCCCCACCTATTACGTGCAGGACGGCGTGGTGCCGCGCAGTGCCCTGCCCTCGGTGCTGGCGGCGATCGAGCGGCTGGCGCGCCAGTACGGGCTGCCGGTGGCCAACGTGTTCCACGCCGGCGACGGCAACCTCCATCCTCTGATCCTTTACCGGGCCGACGAACCTGGCGTGAGCGACCGGGTGCAACAGCTCGGAGCCGACATCCTGCGCCTCTGCATCGAGGCCGGCGGCAGCATCACCGGCGAGCACGGCGTCGGCAACGACAAGCGCTGCTATCTCGACTGGATGTTCGCCCCCGACGATCTGGCCACCATGCAACTGGTGCGCCGTGCCTTCGATCCCGAGGGCCTCGCCAATCCCGGCAAGATCTTTCCCACCCCCCGCAGCTGCGGTGAATCGATGCGCCGCCAGGTGCACCTGCAGCAGCAAGGTGTGACGCTGCCGGTGGCCGCCTTCTGA
- a CDS encoding SpoIIE family protein phosphatase, which translates to MATQKHLSIQKTFTLIATINGGVLAYLTIYNFTLLRGEAGAHSSIYVSLLLTMILSALAIISYRIIFARIVSPLAHLVEETRKIESNTNDEVYLTVRGRDEVSLLAHRFNILLSKMRQAFSEIEASNNKLVHANSKISESLRYAGLLQRSILPDRQFRDVFGDEHFILWQPRDTVGGDYYILHTEADRTLVGVADCAGHGVPGAMMTMMARAGVDRSVQDLGISSPAALLMAIDTSMRSLLSDAQLSRAIATSMDMGLALIDFSNGLIRFAGAKISLYWSNGTNVYKQKGDNRAICGRHPGNFQDHDIKLIQGFTYYLTTDGYLDQSGGDHGFGLGSERFSSWLLQHADKPLEDQRHAFSESLANFRGNLPQRDDVTVLSFRLP; encoded by the coding sequence ATGGCCACCCAAAAGCATCTATCGATCCAGAAGACTTTCACCTTGATCGCGACGATCAACGGCGGCGTCTTGGCCTATTTGACCATATATAACTTCACTTTACTAAGAGGGGAAGCGGGAGCGCATTCATCGATCTACGTTTCGCTCCTCCTGACAATGATCTTGTCAGCACTTGCCATCATTTCCTATCGTATTATTTTTGCCAGAATCGTCTCGCCATTAGCACATCTTGTAGAAGAAACCCGCAAGATTGAAAGCAATACCAACGATGAAGTCTATCTCACCGTAAGAGGAAGGGACGAGGTCAGCCTCCTTGCTCACAGGTTTAATATTTTACTATCAAAGATGCGTCAAGCCTTCAGCGAAATTGAGGCCTCCAACAATAAGTTAGTCCATGCAAATTCTAAAATATCCGAGTCCCTCCGTTACGCAGGATTACTCCAACGCTCAATTCTGCCAGATCGACAATTTAGAGATGTTTTTGGCGACGAGCATTTCATCCTTTGGCAGCCTCGTGACACCGTTGGTGGTGATTACTACATTCTCCACACCGAAGCCGATCGTACCCTGGTCGGAGTAGCTGATTGTGCCGGCCATGGCGTTCCAGGAGCCATGATGACGATGATGGCCAGGGCAGGGGTAGATCGCTCGGTACAAGATCTTGGAATCAGTTCGCCAGCGGCCTTGTTGATGGCAATTGATACATCAATGCGCAGCCTGCTGAGTGATGCCCAGCTGAGCCGAGCAATTGCCACTAGCATGGATATGGGTCTAGCCTTAATTGATTTTTCGAACGGCTTGATACGATTCGCAGGTGCCAAGATTTCACTCTATTGGAGTAATGGCACCAATGTGTACAAGCAGAAGGGTGACAATCGCGCCATCTGCGGTCGTCATCCTGGAAATTTTCAAGATCATGACATCAAGCTCATCCAGGGATTCACATACTATTTAACCACCGATGGATATCTAGATCAATCTGGAGGTGATCATGGCTTTGGGCTCGGCAGTGAACGTTTCTCCTCTTGGCTGCTCCAACATGCTGACAAGCCTCTAGAAGATCAACGCCATGCATTTTCCGAGAGCTTAGCCAATTTTCGAGGAAATCTTCCCCAAAGAGACGATGTTACCGTCTTGTCGTTCCGCCTGCCATAG
- a CDS encoding tellurite resistance TerB family protein has translation MEQTSPDFSMDSPTALAAVALAAVSWDGSLTRAGTRSLRHLLDYRAPYNQRSEAQMIALMDDLLAELRRLGAEGLMERAASVLDPRQRHTAYAMAAEIMRSDGPLLEQEQLILEHLAETLSIDLLETAKVLEVMDILHAALDDPNWLTPTDGTLRTTDKPVATVAV, from the coding sequence ATGGAGCAGACCTCCCCGGACTTTTCCATGGATTCCCCCACTGCGCTTGCAGCCGTTGCCCTGGCTGCTGTCTCATGGGACGGTAGTCTCACGCGAGCCGGCACCCGTTCTCTACGCCACCTGCTGGATTACCGAGCTCCTTACAACCAGCGCAGCGAAGCCCAGATGATCGCGCTGATGGATGACCTTCTAGCCGAATTACGTCGGCTCGGAGCTGAAGGACTGATGGAGCGGGCAGCCAGCGTTCTCGACCCGCGACAACGGCACACCGCCTATGCCATGGCTGCAGAAATCATGCGCTCTGATGGACCGCTGCTCGAACAGGAGCAGCTGATCCTTGAGCATCTTGCCGAAACGCTCAGCATTGACCTTCTCGAAACAGCCAAGGTATTGGAGGTGATGGATATCCTTCACGCTGCCTTGGACGATCCGAATTGGTTAACGCCAACCGACGGGACCCTGCGCACAACAGACAAGCCCGTTGCAACGGTGGCCGTCTGA
- a CDS encoding PfkB family carbohydrate kinase codes for MIEPLPLTVLPLAELPSLPDGLPLAVVGHVEMVSFLGVTRWPRPGLIQHANAFAEEPAGGGAVVAVQLARLTGARVPFFTALGRDRIGQQAAERLEALGLELHVAWRDAPTRRGVSFTDASGERGICVIGERLAPQASDPLPWERLAAMRGVFVTAADPEALRLARRAAWLAATPRLRLPVLQQAGVALDALIGSALDPGEQLPDDAIDPAPAIWIGTEGAAGGHCRPGGRFQALPQLRPVVDSYGAGDSFAAGVSAGLAAGWSLAAALSLGCHCGRACLDELGPYASQLQLR; via the coding sequence GTGATCGAACCGCTGCCGCTCACTGTCCTGCCGCTCGCAGAACTGCCATCGCTGCCCGACGGCCTGCCCCTGGCGGTGGTGGGCCATGTGGAGATGGTGAGCTTCCTGGGAGTGACGCGATGGCCGCGTCCCGGACTGATTCAGCACGCCAACGCCTTCGCAGAGGAACCCGCCGGCGGAGGGGCCGTGGTGGCGGTGCAGCTGGCCCGCCTCACCGGAGCCCGCGTGCCCTTCTTCACCGCCCTCGGACGCGATCGAATCGGCCAGCAGGCTGCCGAACGGCTCGAAGCCCTGGGACTGGAGTTGCATGTGGCCTGGCGCGATGCCCCCACCCGCCGGGGCGTGAGCTTCACCGATGCCAGCGGGGAGCGCGGCATCTGCGTGATCGGCGAGCGACTCGCCCCCCAGGCCAGCGATCCCCTGCCCTGGGAGCGGCTGGCGGCGATGCGGGGCGTGTTCGTCACCGCAGCCGATCCGGAGGCCCTGCGCCTGGCTCGCCGGGCGGCGTGGCTGGCGGCCACGCCCCGGCTGCGACTGCCGGTGCTCCAGCAGGCGGGCGTAGCCCTCGATGCCCTGATCGGCAGTGCCCTCGACCCTGGCGAGCAGCTGCCGGACGACGCGATCGATCCAGCCCCGGCCATCTGGATCGGTACCGAAGGCGCAGCGGGTGGCCACTGCAGACCAGGCGGACGTTTCCAGGCGCTGCCCCAGCTGCGGCCCGTGGTCGACAGCTACGGGGCCGGGGACAGCTTCGCCGCCGGCGTGAGCGCCGGTCTGGCCGCCGGTTGGTCCCTGGCCGCCGCGCTCAGCCTTGGCTGCCACTGCGGCCGGGCCTGCCTCGACGAGCTGGGGCCCTATGCCAGCCAGCTGCAGCTCCGCTGA
- a CDS encoding trans-aconitate 2-methyltransferase produces the protein MPSPDPEPMPRRPEPELMDEPAQATAYAAADFAATDRLVVDRFAEILTTLTPGRCPDRLVDLGCGPGNISFLLAEQYPEAHVVGLDGAEAMLAIARERLDSRENLSATGDNARPASTGGARASDRRFGGNLEFRHLVLPCADLESPDLVQACDAVLSNSLLHHLHDPAVLWHTVRQLSAPGATVVYIKDLRRPESAAAAEDLLHRHLGQAPEVLQRDYLASLHAAFRPDEVEAQLLQAGLTGLRVAPLDDRYLEIWGQL, from the coding sequence ATGCCCAGCCCCGATCCCGAACCCATGCCGCGGCGGCCTGAGCCGGAGCTGATGGACGAACCGGCCCAGGCAACGGCCTATGCCGCGGCCGATTTCGCTGCCACCGACAGGCTGGTGGTCGATCGTTTCGCCGAAATCCTGACAACCCTCACCCCAGGCCGGTGCCCCGATCGCCTGGTGGACCTCGGTTGCGGGCCCGGCAACATCAGCTTCCTACTGGCTGAGCAGTATCCCGAGGCCCATGTGGTGGGCCTCGACGGGGCGGAGGCGATGCTGGCGATCGCCCGGGAACGGCTGGACAGTCGCGAGAACCTCAGCGCAACCGGTGACAACGCGCGCCCTGCCAGCACCGGCGGAGCCAGGGCCAGCGACAGACGATTCGGGGGAAATCTGGAGTTCCGCCATCTTGTGTTGCCGTGTGCCGACCTCGAGAGCCCTGATCTGGTCCAGGCCTGCGATGCCGTGCTCAGCAACAGCCTGCTCCACCATCTGCATGACCCCGCCGTGCTCTGGCACACGGTCCGCCAGCTCTCCGCACCCGGGGCAACCGTCGTCTACATCAAGGATCTGCGACGACCTGAATCAGCGGCTGCCGCTGAGGATCTGCTGCACCGCCACCTGGGCCAGGCACCAGAGGTCCTGCAGCGGGATTACCTGGCTTCGCTGCACGCGGCCTTCCGCCCCGACGAGGTGGAAGCGCAGCTGCTGCAGGCGGGATTGACAGGGTTGCGGGTGGCTCCCCTGGACGACCGCTACCTGGAGATCTGGGGGCAGCTTTAA
- the siaD gene encoding biofilm regulation diguanylate cyclase SiaD, with translation MVRKEVDELELLIQQLLDDESHHGHPLHAALEQLWQRMAMQLAKLEHVTASDHSHSAASSEELSLMHRYDKQLRRLERVIKISDRYQAMLKDMNVSLKEAATHDQLTGIPNRRLMADRCRDEDERASRHGTTYCMAIFDADFFKAVNDTYGHDIGDQVLIKLASTLRRSMREYDLCARWGGEEFLALFVGSTATQSQEIVDRILLEVRNLSIPTDGHELRVTMSVGLAEHEPGETYIETFTRADTALYEAKQTGRNRCVFHRFEAS, from the coding sequence ATGGTTCGCAAGGAGGTTGATGAACTTGAGCTGTTGATACAACAGCTCTTGGATGATGAATCGCATCATGGCCATCCCTTGCATGCCGCCCTGGAGCAGCTTTGGCAACGTATGGCCATGCAGTTAGCGAAGCTTGAGCACGTCACTGCATCTGATCACAGCCATTCAGCCGCTTCTTCAGAAGAGCTGAGTCTGATGCATCGCTATGACAAGCAGCTGCGCCGGCTGGAACGTGTGATCAAGATTTCGGATCGCTACCAAGCCATGCTGAAGGATATGAATGTAAGCCTAAAGGAAGCTGCAACCCACGATCAACTCACAGGCATCCCCAACCGCCGTTTAATGGCAGACCGCTGTCGAGATGAGGATGAGCGTGCATCCAGGCATGGCACCACCTACTGTATGGCCATATTTGATGCTGATTTCTTCAAGGCAGTAAATGACACCTATGGACACGATATAGGAGATCAGGTGCTGATTAAGCTGGCTTCAACCTTGCGACGGAGTATGCGTGAATATGATCTTTGCGCGCGTTGGGGCGGCGAAGAATTTCTCGCACTTTTTGTTGGGAGTACAGCCACGCAAAGTCAAGAGATAGTCGATCGAATCTTACTAGAAGTCCGAAATCTAAGCATACCCACCGATGGGCATGAACTTCGGGTCACGATGAGTGTCGGGCTAGCGGAACACGAACCCGGCGAAACTTATATTGAAACATTCACAAGAGCCGATACCGCTCTATACGAAGCCAAGCAAACTGGCCGAAACCGATGTGTTTTTCATCGCTTTGAGGCATCATAA
- a CDS encoding MlaD family protein produces MTELLPAGPGEPSGPGQLPAWPPRRPVVSRLSWLFIIGALLMGGWVVRGMVMEQLRWRNSFEARMRTRDATGIWPGVHVTLSGYRIGRVDRVQLGPDGVVAVDLRIVERYRSLLGPRSRAYGTRPGVIGDSEIAITADPSPPGSALARTDLLIPYDPPTDVADLLQELAQTRLQLDRTLQSTVKVVEKDLPGAIGRFNGTLADVSRLAGTLNRETGSTAAVTRDTLRAYQRTGAEVGQTSTRVDAVLQKTTPELVGALREIRRFTAGTNRLLEMFAAPLLVDPPAEQEPASPLASPSSKANPSERTAN; encoded by the coding sequence ATGACAGAGCTCCTTCCCGCCGGCCCAGGAGAGCCTTCCGGCCCCGGCCAGCTGCCGGCATGGCCGCCCCGCCGGCCGGTGGTCAGCCGCCTGAGCTGGCTGTTCATCATCGGCGCCCTGCTGATGGGCGGCTGGGTGGTGCGGGGCATGGTTATGGAGCAGCTCCGCTGGCGCAACAGCTTTGAAGCCCGGATGCGCACCCGCGACGCCACCGGCATCTGGCCAGGCGTGCATGTGACCCTCTCCGGCTATCGGATCGGTCGGGTGGATCGGGTCCAGCTCGGACCTGATGGTGTGGTGGCCGTGGATCTGCGCATCGTGGAGCGCTACCGCTCGCTGCTCGGTCCGCGTAGCCGCGCCTACGGCACCCGGCCCGGGGTGATCGGCGACAGTGAAATCGCCATTACGGCCGACCCCAGCCCACCGGGTTCTGCGTTGGCACGCACCGATCTTCTGATCCCTTACGACCCACCCACCGACGTGGCCGATCTTCTGCAGGAGCTGGCCCAGACCCGTCTGCAGCTGGATCGCACCCTGCAGAGCACGGTCAAGGTGGTCGAGAAAGACCTTCCCGGCGCCATCGGCCGCTTCAACGGCACCCTTGCCGACGTCAGCCGCCTGGCCGGCACCCTCAACCGCGAGACCGGCAGCACGGCAGCCGTGACCCGCGACACCCTGCGCGCCTACCAGCGAACGGGCGCGGAGGTGGGCCAGACCTCCACCCGGGTGGATGCTGTGCTGCAGAAGACCACACCGGAATTGGTGGGAGCGCTGCGCGAAATCCGCCGCTTCACCGCCGGCACCAATCGCCTGCTGGAAATGTTCGCCGCTCCCCTGCTGGTCGACCCTCCCGCCGAACAGGAACCGGCCAGTCCTCTGGCCAGTCCCTCAAGCAAGGCGAATCCATCTGAAAGAACAGCCAACTGA
- the siaC gene encoding biofilm regulation phosphoprotein SiaC, with amino-acid sequence MTGESYPENTYELFDQVISWVEQYLQIISAPLRVDLKLNYLNTSSIRAMIDIFDLLQRSYDEGGDVSVHWLYDCRNPRSAELGEEFKEDYSFPFEILLTTES; translated from the coding sequence ATGACCGGCGAATCCTATCCAGAGAATACGTACGAACTGTTTGACCAAGTGATCTCTTGGGTGGAGCAATATTTACAAATAATATCAGCGCCGCTCAGAGTCGACCTCAAGCTTAACTATCTAAACACAAGCAGCATACGCGCAATGATTGATATCTTTGATCTTCTTCAGAGAAGTTACGACGAAGGAGGTGATGTTTCTGTTCATTGGCTTTATGACTGTCGCAATCCCCGATCAGCAGAACTAGGAGAAGAATTCAAAGAAGATTATTCTTTTCCCTTTGAGATTCTTTTGACCACAGAGAGCTGA